One region of Citrus sinensis cultivar Valencia sweet orange chromosome 6, DVS_A1.0, whole genome shotgun sequence genomic DNA includes:
- the LOC107177420 gene encoding uncharacterized protein LOC107177420 produces the protein MRSGKVAQPLLAGDRSATKAKFRAQGVDGDNPSPLSFRDVLMDTQGHSENVSLGRQDDWELEEEDVTFREEEPMPYIAFSSRIHDRLVEPWEHFVVVKTLGRNLGYRALSFRLNKVWSSTTSFDIIDLANDYFLIRFNNAKDVEFALMEGPWTVMGQYLSVQKWTPDFDVVNNKIDHIVAWIRLSEMNIHFYHKHIIRRLGQIIGPVVKIDSNTITAQRGKFARPAVELDLQKPLISQFNLEGRIQKVEYENLPTICFGCSKFGHYREACPDSADITHMAKYDQHSLTEADKHDIVLTEDLDCQKPKFGSWMD, from the exons ATGCGCTCTGGCAAAGTCGCTCAACCGCTGCTGGCGGGAGACCGCTCCGCTACGAAGGCAAAGTTTAGGGCCCAAGGGGTGGATGGAGATAACCCTTCTCCCTTATCTTTCCGTGACGTGCTAATGGATACTCAGGGGCATTCAGAGAATGTAAGTCTTGGTCGGCAGGATGATTGGGAGTTGGAGGAGGAAGATGTGACTTTCAGGGAGGAAGAACCTATGCCATACATAGCCTTTTCTAGCCGAATTCATGATCGTCTAGTGGAACCCTGGGAACACTTCGTGGTGGTCAAGACATTAGGGCGCAACTTGGGGTACCGTGCTTTAAGTTTCCGGTTGAACAAAGTTTGGAGCTCCACCACAAGTTTTGATATAATAGACCTAGCCAACGACTATTTCCTAATCCGTTTCAACAATGCAAAGGACGTTGAGTTTGCTCTTATGGAGGGACCATGGACAGTTATGGGTCAATATTTGTCAGTGCAGAAATGGACTCCAGATTTTGATGTGgtcaacaataaaattgatcaCATAGTGGCTTGGATCCGTTTATCCGAGATGAATATCCACTTCTACCATAAACATATCATTCGGCGTCTAGGGCAAATTATTGGCCCAGTTGTTAAAATTGATTCCAACACAATTACGGCACAGAGGGGTAAATTTGCTCGTCCTGCGGTTGAGTTGGATCTTCAGAAGCCTCTTATATCACAGTTTAACCTTGAAGGTCGAATTCAGAAGGTGGAATACGAAAACTTGCCAACAATCTGTTTTGGGTGCAGTAAATTTGGTCATTATAGGGAAGCATGCCCTGACAGTGCAGATATTACTCACATGGCTAAGTATGATCAGCATTCTTTAACAGAGGCTGACAAGCACGACATTGTGTTGACTGAAGATTTGGACTGCCAGAAGCCAAAGTTTGGGTCATGGATG GATTGA
- the LOC107177419 gene encoding uncharacterized protein LOC107177419 — protein MLGGDFNTILYDSEKKDGSPTGSGACHFFQSWFQLNCMHDLQFHGPRFTWSRGSLFKRLDRVICNSERASIFSDSTIFHLPKLSPDHRLILVRSNGLSSRNLHSRPFRFQVAWLTNEGFQDFVAESWDQNLHHLDTADQFRSKVTVWNKQSFGNIFWRKNRLLARLGGIQRALESYFSKGLSRLEEKLKADLEESCDSLDFRHYPHPNCFPIIEEDLLQSLNKGVEDAEVQKTIFRMYPLKAPGPDGFHAIFYQTQWNTVGSSLCRLVKEVFQNKHLPGGLNSTLLALIPKSESPSSFKMYQPISLCNVAYKTITKVIANRLQSILPHLVGPHQTSFVSGRHIMENIVIA, from the exons ATGTTGGGTGGGGATTTTAACACTATTCTTTATGATTCGGAGAAGAAAGATGGCTCTCCTACAGGCTCGGGTGCTTGTCATTTTTTCCAGTCTTGGTTCCAGCTTAACTGCATGCATGATCTTCAGTTTCATGGGCCTCGTTTTACTTGGTCCCGTGGAAGCCTCTTCAAGCGCCTTGATCGCGTTATTTGCAATAGCGAGCGAGCtagtattttttctgattcAACTATTTTTCATCTCCCGAAATTAAGCCCTGACCACAGACTTATACTAGTGAGGAGTAACGGGCTGTCTTCGAGGAATTTGCATTCTCGTCCTTTCAGGTTTCAAGTAGCTTGGCTCACCAATGAGGGCTTCCAGGATTTCGTGGCTGAATCTTGGGACCAAAATCTCCACCATTTAGATACTGCTGATCAGTTTCGTTCAAAGGTTACAGTCTGGAATAAGCAAAGCTTTGGTAATATTTTTTGGCGGAAAAACCGTTTGTTGGCTCGGTTGGGAGGTATTCAGCGAGCTTTAGAGAGTTATTTTTCTAAGGGTCTTTCGCGTCTTGAGGAAAAACTAAAAGCTGATCTTGAAGAG TCATGCGATTCCCTGGACTTCCGGCATTACCCTCATCCGAACTGCTTTCCCATTATTGAGGAGGATTTGTTGCAGTCTTTAAATAAGGGTGTGGAAGATGCTGAAGTtcaaaaaactattttcaGAATGTACCCGCTGAAAGCCCCAGGTCCCGATGGTTTTCATGCCATTTTTTATCAGACACAGTGGAACACCGTTGGCTCTTCTCTTTGTCGCTTGGTGAAAGAAGTTTTTCAGAACAAACACCTTCCTGGGGGGCTGAACTCAACGTTACTTGCTCTTATTCCCAAGTCAGAAAGCCCGTCTTCTTTTAAGATGTACCAACCGATTTCCCTCTGCAATGTCGCGTACAAGACAATCACAAAAGTTATTGCAAACCGTCTTCAGTCTATTCTCCCTCATCTGGTTGGCCCTCATCAGACCAGTTTTGTCTCTGGCCGCCACATTATGGAAAATATTGTGATTGCCTAG